One Lysinibacillus sp. OF-1 DNA segment encodes these proteins:
- a CDS encoding prephenate dehydrogenase produces MTRKVLVIGLGLIGGSIALALQKAPETKIIGYDMDTQTREHAKTLNIVHEIVTDPQAVAADVDIIIFGTPVNATLVWMEQLKSWPLKNKVIITDTGSTKKLIMQKASELRELGITFIGGHPMAGSHKSGVLAAKAHLFENAYYMLTPLAGEEIVHMAKLESLLKFTHAKVVSVSASEHDHMTAVVSHFPHVIAASLVHQLGEENGEYPMTRSLAAGGFRDVTRIASSNPVLWRDITLQNREELLTQLEGWEKEMTRIKELLTDGSSQAIENYFSVAKELRDELPISAGAMYTPFDLYVDVPDYPGVISEVTGLLADEAISITNLRIVESREDVFGILVISFQSENDRERAASCIQQRANFETYIS; encoded by the coding sequence ATGACACGCAAAGTACTCGTTATTGGGCTAGGCTTAATCGGCGGTTCGATTGCCCTTGCTTTGCAAAAAGCACCCGAAACAAAAATTATTGGCTATGATATGGATACACAAACACGTGAGCATGCAAAAACATTAAATATTGTGCATGAGATTGTTACAGATCCGCAGGCTGTTGCGGCAGATGTCGATATCATTATCTTTGGTACACCTGTTAATGCAACACTTGTGTGGATGGAGCAATTAAAATCATGGCCATTAAAAAATAAAGTCATTATAACAGATACTGGGAGTACAAAAAAATTAATTATGCAAAAGGCCAGCGAATTACGTGAGCTTGGCATTACATTCATTGGTGGACATCCAATGGCAGGTTCTCATAAAAGTGGTGTGTTGGCTGCAAAGGCGCATCTTTTTGAAAATGCGTATTATATGCTGACGCCGCTTGCTGGAGAAGAAATCGTTCATATGGCTAAGCTTGAAAGTTTGCTAAAATTTACACATGCAAAAGTAGTCAGTGTATCTGCGAGTGAACATGACCATATGACAGCTGTGGTGAGTCATTTTCCACATGTTATCGCAGCCTCACTGGTCCATCAATTAGGTGAGGAAAATGGAGAATACCCGATGACACGCTCGCTTGCAGCAGGCGGTTTTCGTGATGTTACACGAATTGCTTCCTCGAACCCCGTTTTATGGCGAGATATTACGCTACAAAATCGTGAGGAGCTACTTACTCAGTTAGAAGGCTGGGAAAAAGAAATGACTCGCATTAAGGAACTGCTGACGGATGGTTCTTCACAGGCTATTGAAAACTATTTTTCTGTTGCCAAAGAGCTGAGAGATGAATTGCCGATTAGTGCAGGGGCCATGTATACGCCATTTGACTTATATGTTGATGTTCCTGACTATCCAGGCGTTATTTCAGAAGTGACGGGCTTGTTAGCGGATGAAGCGATCAGTATTACGAATCTACGAATCGTTGAATCACGTGAAGATGTTTTCGGTATTCTCGTTATTAGCTTCCAAAGCGAAAATGATCGCGAACGTGCTGCGTCATGTATCCAACAACGAGCAAATTTCGAAACGTATATTTCATAG
- the aroA gene encoding 3-phosphoshikimate 1-carboxyvinyltransferase: MSEKILQYNKPSLQGTLTIPGDKSVSHRSVMFGAIASGTTTVEGFLLGEDCLSTIDCFQKLGVQIEVEGTNVTIHSPGMDGWQEPTDVLYTGNSGTTTRLMLGILAGSSVHSVMTGDASIGKRPMRRVIDPLRQMGAHITGRADGQYTPLAIQGTKLQAIDYKMPVASAQVKSAILLAGLRAEGTTIVREMEVSRDHTERMLRQFGAQVEVDNGVVSIEGGQSLSGTHVAVPGDISSAAFFLVAGAICEHSHVTLNNVGINPTRDGIVEVLEKMGATMTVTPNEDNQAEPTATIQMATSTLTGTTIEGDIIPRLIDEIPILALLATQAHGQTIIKDAEELKVKETDRITAVVTELKKLGAQIEATEDGMIINGPTPLKGASLRTYGDHRIGMMGAVAALISDGAVTLDDAQCIAVSYPSFFEHIEAVK; this comes from the coding sequence ATGAGTGAAAAAATTTTGCAATACAATAAGCCTTCTTTACAGGGCACTTTAACCATTCCAGGCGATAAATCTGTATCCCATCGTTCTGTCATGTTTGGAGCCATTGCTAGCGGGACAACGACAGTAGAGGGCTTTTTACTAGGGGAAGATTGTTTAAGTACAATCGATTGCTTCCAGAAGCTTGGCGTTCAAATTGAGGTCGAAGGAACTAATGTAACGATTCATAGTCCTGGCATGGATGGCTGGCAGGAGCCAACAGACGTGTTGTATACGGGTAACTCTGGCACAACAACACGCTTAATGTTGGGTATTTTAGCTGGTTCTTCGGTTCATTCCGTGATGACGGGAGATGCATCTATCGGCAAACGACCAATGCGACGTGTGATAGACCCACTGCGTCAAATGGGTGCTCATATTACAGGGCGTGCTGACGGGCAGTACACACCCCTTGCTATACAAGGTACAAAACTACAGGCCATCGATTACAAGATGCCTGTAGCAAGTGCACAAGTGAAATCTGCTATTTTACTAGCAGGCTTGCGTGCTGAAGGAACAACGATTGTTAGAGAAATGGAAGTTTCAAGAGATCACACAGAGCGAATGCTGCGACAATTTGGTGCACAGGTAGAAGTAGACAATGGCGTTGTCTCCATTGAAGGCGGACAGTCTCTCAGCGGGACACATGTTGCTGTTCCAGGGGATATTTCCTCGGCAGCCTTCTTCTTAGTGGCAGGAGCCATTTGTGAGCATAGTCACGTAACATTAAATAATGTTGGTATTAACCCAACGCGTGATGGCATTGTCGAGGTACTTGAAAAAATGGGCGCAACAATGACCGTGACACCGAATGAGGATAATCAAGCTGAACCTACAGCAACCATTCAAATGGCCACATCTACTTTAACAGGCACAACAATTGAGGGGGACATTATTCCTCGTTTAATTGATGAAATTCCGATCCTTGCCTTACTCGCTACGCAAGCACATGGTCAAACAATCATTAAAGATGCTGAGGAGCTAAAAGTGAAGGAAACGGATCGCATCACGGCGGTTGTAACTGAATTGAAAAAGCTAGGTGCACAAATAGAAGCAACAGAAGATGGAATGATCATTAATGGACCAACACCATTAAAAGGTGCAAGTCTTCGCACATACGGCGATCATCGAATTGGTATGATGGGGGCTGTTGCAGCTCTAATTTCGGATGGAGCCGTAACATTAGATGATGCACAATGCATTGCTGTATCCTACCCATCGTTCTTTGAACATATTGAGGCAGTGAAATAA
- a CDS encoding tetratricopeptide repeat protein, whose product MTVNNAMTEMMQALEQGDLALIDQLLESFLTKELPEEIYALAEIFMQYGYMKEADRVLEHLQFLFPEEAQLKIDRANVLMELGDEDEALDLLLEIEEASPEYPQALLVLADYYQMQGLFEVAEKRINEALAILPDEPLLHFAKAELLFETGRFLEAARLYEDLYEQQNEFAGIQLVERLAEVYRAGAAYETAFDYYVKALEDEVKPDILFGAAYSAFQSQKYEMAIKQLEELKELDPDYFSAYLLLAESYAMTEDNKKAYGAIQEGLKRDEYDKSLYLFAGKMALKNGLPEEAEQHLREAIALDPEYMEAVLALISVLGQQERHEDVIELFETLQQNDFEWSTLYPFAAEAYENLELYDRAYEFYRLAYNDFKEDATFLEKYVYFLLEEGKRSEAKEVLGQLINIQPGEPEWQEKLEALEFE is encoded by the coding sequence ATGACTGTGAACAATGCGATGACTGAAATGATGCAAGCACTTGAACAAGGGGACTTAGCATTAATAGATCAGCTACTAGAATCATTTTTAACGAAGGAGCTACCTGAGGAGATTTATGCACTCGCTGAGATTTTTATGCAGTATGGGTACATGAAAGAAGCTGACCGTGTGCTGGAGCATTTACAATTTTTATTCCCAGAAGAGGCACAGTTAAAAATAGATCGTGCAAATGTATTAATGGAGCTTGGTGATGAAGATGAAGCATTGGATTTATTATTAGAAATCGAAGAAGCATCACCAGAATATCCGCAAGCCTTATTAGTTCTAGCCGATTATTATCAAATGCAGGGGTTATTTGAGGTTGCAGAAAAACGTATAAATGAAGCATTAGCGATTTTACCTGACGAGCCGTTATTACATTTTGCTAAAGCAGAACTTTTATTTGAAACAGGTCGTTTTTTAGAAGCTGCAAGGTTGTACGAAGACTTATATGAGCAGCAAAATGAATTTGCAGGTATTCAACTTGTTGAACGATTGGCAGAGGTGTATCGTGCAGGGGCTGCCTATGAAACGGCTTTTGATTATTATGTCAAGGCCCTTGAGGATGAGGTAAAGCCAGATATTTTATTTGGAGCGGCTTATTCCGCTTTCCAATCACAAAAGTACGAGATGGCTATTAAACAACTAGAGGAATTGAAAGAATTAGATCCGGATTACTTCTCAGCCTATTTATTGCTTGCGGAAAGCTATGCTATGACAGAGGATAATAAAAAAGCTTATGGGGCCATTCAAGAGGGGCTAAAACGCGATGAATATGATAAATCATTGTATTTATTTGCTGGTAAAATGGCGTTGAAAAATGGTTTGCCAGAAGAAGCGGAGCAACATCTGCGAGAAGCTATAGCGTTGGATCCTGAGTACATGGAGGCGGTATTAGCCCTTATTTCTGTGTTGGGACAACAGGAGCGTCATGAGGATGTTATCGAATTATTTGAAACGCTACAGCAAAATGATTTTGAATGGAGCACATTATATCCATTTGCAGCAGAGGCATATGAAAATTTAGAATTGTACGACCGTGCATACGAATTTTACCGTTTGGCATATAATGATTTTAAGGAAGACGCAACATTTTTAGAAAAATATGTTTACTTCTTATTAGAGGAAGGAAAACGTTCAGAGGCAAAAGAGGTTCTTGGACAATTAATCAACATTCAACCGGGTGAACCAGAGTGGCAAGAGAAGTTAGAAGCCTTAGAATTTGAGTAA
- a CDS encoding ReoY family proteolytic degradation factor: MTASVSVVDKKAFVRWFLKNYQLKRRECVWILNYLLSNDDLLKRIRFVEEAHYCPRAMVMSTVDSTGVPFRFYKGNVMTADAEKSFHDLRLHEQEDMYIQLNFPNIPPSAQYLAVLEENPYMPETLLVSEKDRLLAEELLSNSLLVFQEEKLLAQIDEALDQGDEERFYELSNLLQALKGTANLR, encoded by the coding sequence ATGACTGCTTCTGTATCAGTTGTTGATAAAAAAGCATTTGTTCGATGGTTTTTAAAAAATTATCAATTGAAACGTCGTGAGTGTGTATGGATTTTAAATTATTTATTAAGCAATGATGACTTACTAAAAAGAATCCGATTTGTGGAAGAAGCTCACTATTGTCCTAGAGCGATGGTGATGTCGACAGTAGACTCAACAGGTGTACCTTTTCGTTTCTACAAAGGCAATGTGATGACAGCAGATGCTGAGAAGTCTTTCCATGATTTACGCTTACATGAACAAGAAGATATGTATATACAATTGAATTTTCCAAATATACCACCAAGTGCACAATACTTAGCAGTTCTCGAAGAAAACCCTTATATGCCAGAAACACTGCTAGTCAGTGAAAAAGATCGTTTACTGGCAGAAGAGCTGCTTTCCAATAGCTTACTCGTATTCCAAGAAGAAAAATTACTCGCACAAATTGATGAAGCCCTCGACCAGGGAGATGAAGAACGCTTTTATGAATTGTCTAATTTGTTACAAGCATTAAAGGGAACGGCTAATTTACGTTAA
- a CDS encoding YpiF family protein produces the protein MYFNANDVTSFLAQKDFIDTAIVPLVSIDLSSEKMKQSGAEVDFVMSLTSFIEQQFKGRLLVMPPFSYMTNLKNDEFPQQLEAQLHNAGFKHVFFITCDHYWTKSEEKVNIVWLPAIPLESMDASVKKSILEDQLRQVIPMLSTKWAQI, from the coding sequence ATGTATTTTAATGCAAACGATGTGACATCGTTTCTGGCACAGAAGGATTTCATTGATACCGCTATTGTTCCACTTGTATCCATCGATCTCTCTTCTGAAAAAATGAAACAGAGTGGTGCCGAAGTAGATTTTGTTATGTCTTTAACTTCGTTTATAGAGCAACAGTTCAAAGGCCGTTTATTAGTTATGCCACCATTTTCTTATATGACAAATTTAAAAAACGATGAATTTCCACAGCAATTAGAAGCACAATTACATAATGCTGGATTTAAGCATGTGTTCTTCATTACTTGTGACCACTATTGGACAAAGAGTGAAGAGAAAGTCAATATAGTTTGGTTACCAGCTATTCCGTTAGAGAGCATGGATGCAAGTGTGAAAAAATCTATTTTAGAAGATCAATTACGCCAGGTGATTCCAATGCTTTCGACTAAATGGGCACAGATTTAA
- a CDS encoding QcrA and Rieske domain-containing protein has translation MSNNRVSRRQFLSYTLTGVGGFMAAGMLMPMLRFAIDPVLQKHDGGDFVETEHKIADLTEEPVKVDFSFEQVDAWYKSNVTNVAWVYKNGDQIIALSPVCKHLGCMVDWSGDSGHPDQFFCPCHAGRYEKNGKNVAGTPPLGPLDEFEVQEKDGYLMIGPAKANTLVK, from the coding sequence ATGAGTAATAATCGAGTTTCACGTCGTCAATTTCTAAGTTATACTCTTACTGGTGTAGGTGGATTTATGGCGGCAGGTATGTTAATGCCGATGCTTCGCTTTGCAATTGATCCAGTGTTACAAAAGCATGATGGTGGAGATTTTGTAGAAACAGAGCATAAAATCGCTGACCTCACTGAAGAGCCTGTCAAAGTTGACTTTTCATTCGAGCAAGTGGATGCATGGTACAAATCGAATGTTACAAACGTAGCGTGGGTTTATAAAAATGGCGATCAAATCATTGCTCTATCACCTGTTTGTAAGCATTTAGGATGTATGGTTGATTGGAGTGGAGATTCTGGACACCCAGATCAATTCTTCTGCCCATGTCACGCAGGTCGTTACGAGAAAAACGGGAAAAACGTTGCAGGTACACCGCCTCTAGGTCCGTTGGATGAATTTGAAGTACAAGAAAAAGATGGCTATTTAATGATTGGTCCAGCAAAAGCAAATACTCTAGTTAAATAA
- the qcrB gene encoding menaquinol-cytochrome c reductase cytochrome b subunit, translated as MLNKIYDWVDERLDITPIWRDIADHEVPEHVNPAHHFSAFVYCFGGLTFFITVIQILSGMFLTMYYVPDVVNAWKSVYYLQNEVAFGEIVRGMHHWGASLVIVMMFLHTLRVFFTGSYKKPRELNWMVGVGIFGVMMGLGFTGYLLPWDMKALFATKVGIEIAASVPFIGGMIKILLAGDTTILGAQTLTRFFAIHVFFLPAVLFGLLAAHFIMIRRQGISGPL; from the coding sequence GTGCTAAATAAAATTTATGATTGGGTCGATGAACGCCTAGATATTACACCGATTTGGCGTGATATTGCCGACCACGAAGTGCCAGAGCACGTTAACCCTGCACATCATTTTTCAGCATTCGTTTATTGCTTTGGTGGATTAACATTCTTCATCACAGTAATTCAAATTCTATCTGGTATGTTCCTAACAATGTACTATGTACCAGACGTTGTGAATGCCTGGAAATCAGTTTATTATTTACAAAACGAAGTAGCATTTGGTGAAATCGTACGCGGTATGCACCACTGGGGAGCTTCATTAGTTATCGTAATGATGTTCTTACATACACTTCGTGTATTCTTCACAGGTTCTTATAAAAAACCTCGTGAGTTAAACTGGATGGTTGGTGTAGGTATTTTTGGTGTAATGATGGGTCTTGGCTTTACAGGATACTTATTACCATGGGATATGAAAGCATTATTCGCTACTAAAGTAGGTATCGAAATTGCTGCATCTGTACCGTTTATCGGTGGGATGATTAAAATATTATTAGCGGGTGACACTACGATTCTTGGTGCTCAAACGTTAACTCGATTCTTTGCGATTCATGTATTCTTCTTACCTGCAGTATTGTTTGGGTTACTTGCAGCGCACTTTATCATGATTCGTCGTCAAGGAATTTCAGGACCGTTGTAA
- a CDS encoding menaquinol-cytochrome c reductase cytochrome b/c subunit — MHRGKGMKFVGDSRIKANHRMPNVPKDYSEYPGKTEAFWPNFLLKEWMVGAVFLIGYLLLTVAHPSPLEGPADPTRAYTPLPDWYFLFMYQLLKYSFASGPYNVIGAIVIPGLAFGALLLMPFLDKGPERRPSKRPLPTAFMLLTLAAMFYLTWESVVNHDWEAQKAMGAIVETVEFDKESEGYKVYAGSACITCHGEGLEGGAGAPTLMNTGLTADQIKDIAHNGTESGKMPPGLWTGSDEDLQKLAEFIESLKAE; from the coding sequence ATGCATCGCGGAAAAGGAATGAAATTTGTCGGCGATTCTCGTATTAAAGCGAATCACAGAATGCCGAATGTTCCAAAGGATTATTCCGAATATCCAGGTAAGACGGAAGCTTTCTGGCCGAACTTCTTACTGAAGGAATGGATGGTAGGTGCTGTATTTTTAATTGGATACTTATTATTAACTGTCGCTCACCCGTCACCACTTGAAGGGCCGGCAGATCCAACTAGAGCATATACACCGCTACCGGACTGGTACTTCTTATTTATGTATCAACTTTTAAAATACTCATTTGCTTCTGGTCCATACAATGTAATCGGAGCTATTGTAATTCCAGGTCTTGCATTTGGAGCGCTATTATTAATGCCATTTTTAGACAAGGGTCCAGAACGTCGTCCATCTAAACGTCCATTACCAACAGCGTTCATGTTATTAACTTTAGCTGCTATGTTCTACCTAACTTGGGAGTCAGTTGTTAACCACGACTGGGAAGCTCAAAAAGCTATGGGTGCGATTGTAGAAACAGTTGAGTTCGATAAAGAATCAGAAGGTTATAAAGTTTACGCTGGTTCAGCATGTATTACATGTCACGGTGAAGGTTTAGAAGGTGGAGCTGGAGCGCCTACTCTAATGAACACAGGTTTAACTGCTGATCAAATTAAGGACATTGCTCATAACGGTACTGAGAGCGGTAAAATGCCACCAGGATTATGGACAGGTTCAGATGAAGATCTTCAAAAACTTGCTGAATTCATCGAAAGTTTAAAAGCAGAGTAA